One segment of Megachile rotundata isolate GNS110a chromosome 6, iyMegRotu1, whole genome shotgun sequence DNA contains the following:
- the LOC100877465 gene encoding uncharacterized protein LOC100877465 isoform X1, translating to MPRKRKLSNVKERCRICLVEHGCMSNLFDEFVQSKVNDLSKCTSINIKNEYNLPDIICHTCLYKLDMWNEFKEQFIRTNQLLLSQLELVETSDNQDSEPKKVCGDLQQSGEDSLSDASDKKKLKSEIPPLIPLQFTNKDCVNDQIMLNDMYISEDDVTSSKDSSQRAHDDKYKNDEKYENKDNTEIKSSQALTKVKCLIGRRSRTTEQRKASTKRWVERKKALLAATGESVSDTDSLTSDDTQLSPVQKARARTNLDKETEKQIRLTKTLKNLEIDMLDKYNMRNSKDDFMSVDTDSDTRRTRSFKDINSDISLTESKNTFRKDEVKNEKFSVDLKGKENSPILLLENSRVKSPRTEEIEITENTFAPCSVKSQLEIGDATYIVTSTLMLAEPLYVNKTNMNNLPKENKSGSTEQNLQEKNTDIIDAVQLRRINPVPAGSNDKKYVERCLNIDVEGTEMEALKCIQIELANFVEKEMKHRLFGENNNGTKNKKLPNVCTSSYQTLDHQLKSIVEKAIKKNFESSVIRSCGTDLNSHAQNLGTDSPTFIQEVTNSKKYQPKVVLKRLDLAKESKQRNINNIHVAIKRTVKGKLGGPFSMVSHKRQSVPPVRYNDYNTSPLDSESDLSGETEISETSRSENSHNIQKSQEDVKNVTTTKQLEELKATDSGVISESAKTEHRTEHQENVFKINSLGEKHICGICQQSFDSYNDAAVHIRVHKTETNIIQRPNKHKMMRCKRCHEIVEARFVKAHVCKSTKQQIHKCYVCNSTFRTEKLLVRHLENHDQSEFNIENITKGESQKLNPLQNSKSNKNQVSKTENNVIIKSDNSRVDSDKIVITKTLKGDIGSETERGKKTYTCFVCDKIFTDEEILKDHLQKHCDDMSEDDRSPGKEQYQCAICGDSLDSEDALEAHVEKHLFDEEDDNPNLINISNENDKSKDENYHCLQCSETFSSEMLLEMHMQAHEEEAAIAEWEKQGIKAYEFQCVICDELLETEEDLTEHLNIHNGNAHVCQLCDKPFPSLEDLQKHVATH from the exons ATGCCAAGAAAAcgtaaattatcaaatgtaaAAGAAAGgtgtcgtatttgtctcgttgaACATGGTTGCATGAGTAATTTATTCGATGAATTTGTGCAATCAAAAGTAAATGACCTAAGTAAATGCACCTCTATCAAT atTAAGAACGAATATAATCTGCCagatattatttgccatacaTGTCTTTATAAACTGGATATGTGGAATGAATTCAAAGAACAATTCATAAGAACAAATCAGCTGCTGTTGAGTCAATTAGAACTTGTAGAAACTTCAGATAATCAG GACTCAGAACCTAAAAAAGTATGCGGTGATTTACAACAAAGTGGAGAAGATAGTCTTTCAGATGCATCAGATAAG aagAAATTAAAATCGGAGATACCACCATTGATTCCTTTGCAATTTACAAATAAAGATTGCGTGAATGACCAAATAATGCTTAATGATATGTACATATCTGAAGATGATGTTACATCCTCGAAAGATTCTTCACAGAGAGCTCATGACGATAAATATAAAAACGatgaaaaatacgaaaataaagATAACACAGAAATAAAATCATCACAGGCTTTAACCAAAGTTAAGTGCTTAATAGGAAGGCGTAGTAGAACAACCGAACAGAGGAAAGCATCAACTAAAAGATGGGTTGAAAGAAAAAAGGCTCTTTTGGCAGCAACAGGAGAAAGTGTTTCAGATACAGATTCTTTGACTTCAGATGATACACAATTGTCACCAGTGCAAAAAGCAAGAGCAAGAACAAATTTGGACAAAGAAACAGAAAAGCAAATAAGATTGACAaagacattaaaaaatttagaaattgatatgttagataaatataatatgaGAAACAGTAAAGATGATTTCATGAGTGTAGATACTGATTCTGATACCCGTAGAACAAGATCTTTTAAAGACATAAATTCTGATATTTCATTAACTGAGAGTAAAAACACTTTCAGAAAAGATGAAGTAAAGAACGAGAAATTTTCTGTAGATTTGAAGGGAAAAGAGAACTCTCCTATATTACTGCTAGAAAATAGTAGAGTAAAATCGCCAAGAACAGAAGAAATAGAAATCACTGAAAATACATTTGCACCATGTTCAGTAAAATCACAATTAGAAATTGGAGACGCTACATACATTGTAACCTCCACATTAATGCTTGCAGAACCCCTTTAtgtgaataaaacaaatatgAATAATCTtccaaaagaaaataaaagtggTAGTACTGAGCAAAATCTGCAAGAGAAAAATACTGATATTATTGATGCTGTACAGCTTCGTAGAATAAATCCAGTTCCGGCAGGTTCCAATGATAAAAAATACGTCGAAAGGTGTTTGAACATTGATGTAGAAGGAACAGAGATGGAAGCTTTAAAATGCATACAAATTGAGTTAGCGAACTTTGTTGAGAAGGAAATGAAGCATAGGTTGTTTGGAGAGAATAACAATGGTACAAAGAACAAGAAGTTACCAAATGTTTGTACAAGTTCATATCAGACTTTAGACCATCAATTGAAAAGTATAGTAGAAAAAGctataaagaaaaatttcgaGTCTTCCGTGATAAGAAGTTGTGGTACTGATCTTAATTCACATGCCCAGAACCTTGGAACTGATTCACCTACTTTTATACAGGAAGTAACAAATTCTAAGAAATACCAACCAAAAGTTGTGTTAAAACGTTTAGACCTGGCAAAAGAAAGTAAACAGAGAAATATTAACAACATACATGTTGCAATAAAACGCACGGTTAAAGGTAAACTTGGTGGGCCATTTAGTATGGTTTCACATAAACGACAAAGTGTACCCCCAGTTAGATACAATGATTACAATACATCTCCCTTGGACTCGGAATCAGATTTATCAGGAGAGACAGAAATATCCGAAACGTCCAGATCAGAGAATAGTcataatatacaaaaatcaCAAGAAGATGTAAAAAATGTTACTACAACAAAGCAACTAGAGGAACTTAAAGCTACAGATTCTGGCGTAATTTCTGAATCTGCAAAAACCGAACACAGGACAGAGCATcaagaaaatgtatttaaaataaattcacttGGTGAAAAGCATATATGTGGTATATGTCAGCAATCCTTTGATAGCTATAATGATGCCGCAGTCCATATACGCGTTCATAAAACAGAAACTAATATTATACAACGAcctaataaacataaaatgatgCGATGTAAACGATGCCATGAAATAGTCGAAGCTAGGTTCGTAAAAGCTCATGTTTGTAAATCTACGAAacaacaaattcataaatgttaTGTGTGTAATTCTACATTCCGAACTGAAAAACTTTTGGTACGACATTTAGAAAATCATGATCAGTCTGAGTTTAATATAGAAAACATAACGAAAGGAGAATCTCAGAAGTTGAACCCATTGCAAAATTCTAAGTCAAATAAAAATCAAGTTTCAAAAAcagaaaataatgtaattataaaatcggATAATTCTAGAGTAGATTCTGACAAAATAGTAATAACTAAAACCTTAAAAGGAGATATTGGGTCAGAAACAGAAAGAGGGAAGAAAACATACACTTGTTTTGTATGCGATAAGATATTTACAGATGAAGAAATATTGAAAGATCATTTACAAAAGCATTGTGATGATATGAGCGAAGATGATCGCAGTCCTGGTAAAGAACAGTATCAATGTGCTATCTGCGGTGACTCCCTAGATTCTGAAGATGCTTTGGAAGCACACGTTGAAAAGCACTTGTTTGATGAGGAAGATGATAATCCTAACCTCATTAACATTTCTAATGAGAATGATAAATCTAAAGATGAAAATTATCACTGTTTACAGTGTTCAGAAACATTTAGTTCAGAAATGTTATTAGAAATGCACATGCAGGCTCATGAAGAAGAAGCTGCGATAGCAGAATGGGAAAAGCAAGGTATAAAAGCCTATGAGTTTCAGTGTGTGATATGCGATGAACTTCTTGAAACAGAAGAAGATCTAACAgaacatttaaatatacataatgGTAATGCCCATGTTTGTCAATTATGTGACAAACCATTCCCAAGTCTAGAAGATTTACAGAAACACGTTGCAACTCATTGA
- the LOC100877465 gene encoding uncharacterized protein LOC100877465 isoform X2, with protein sequence MPRKRKLSNVKERCRICLVEHGCMSNLFDEFVQSKVNDLSKCTSINIKNEYNLPDIICHTCLYKLDMWNEFKEQFIRTNQLLLSQLELVETSDNQDSEPKKVCGDLQQSGEDSLSDASDKKLKSEIPPLIPLQFTNKDCVNDQIMLNDMYISEDDVTSSKDSSQRAHDDKYKNDEKYENKDNTEIKSSQALTKVKCLIGRRSRTTEQRKASTKRWVERKKALLAATGESVSDTDSLTSDDTQLSPVQKARARTNLDKETEKQIRLTKTLKNLEIDMLDKYNMRNSKDDFMSVDTDSDTRRTRSFKDINSDISLTESKNTFRKDEVKNEKFSVDLKGKENSPILLLENSRVKSPRTEEIEITENTFAPCSVKSQLEIGDATYIVTSTLMLAEPLYVNKTNMNNLPKENKSGSTEQNLQEKNTDIIDAVQLRRINPVPAGSNDKKYVERCLNIDVEGTEMEALKCIQIELANFVEKEMKHRLFGENNNGTKNKKLPNVCTSSYQTLDHQLKSIVEKAIKKNFESSVIRSCGTDLNSHAQNLGTDSPTFIQEVTNSKKYQPKVVLKRLDLAKESKQRNINNIHVAIKRTVKGKLGGPFSMVSHKRQSVPPVRYNDYNTSPLDSESDLSGETEISETSRSENSHNIQKSQEDVKNVTTTKQLEELKATDSGVISESAKTEHRTEHQENVFKINSLGEKHICGICQQSFDSYNDAAVHIRVHKTETNIIQRPNKHKMMRCKRCHEIVEARFVKAHVCKSTKQQIHKCYVCNSTFRTEKLLVRHLENHDQSEFNIENITKGESQKLNPLQNSKSNKNQVSKTENNVIIKSDNSRVDSDKIVITKTLKGDIGSETERGKKTYTCFVCDKIFTDEEILKDHLQKHCDDMSEDDRSPGKEQYQCAICGDSLDSEDALEAHVEKHLFDEEDDNPNLINISNENDKSKDENYHCLQCSETFSSEMLLEMHMQAHEEEAAIAEWEKQGIKAYEFQCVICDELLETEEDLTEHLNIHNGNAHVCQLCDKPFPSLEDLQKHVATH encoded by the exons ATGCCAAGAAAAcgtaaattatcaaatgtaaAAGAAAGgtgtcgtatttgtctcgttgaACATGGTTGCATGAGTAATTTATTCGATGAATTTGTGCAATCAAAAGTAAATGACCTAAGTAAATGCACCTCTATCAAT atTAAGAACGAATATAATCTGCCagatattatttgccatacaTGTCTTTATAAACTGGATATGTGGAATGAATTCAAAGAACAATTCATAAGAACAAATCAGCTGCTGTTGAGTCAATTAGAACTTGTAGAAACTTCAGATAATCAG GACTCAGAACCTAAAAAAGTATGCGGTGATTTACAACAAAGTGGAGAAGATAGTCTTTCAGATGCATCAGATAAG AAATTAAAATCGGAGATACCACCATTGATTCCTTTGCAATTTACAAATAAAGATTGCGTGAATGACCAAATAATGCTTAATGATATGTACATATCTGAAGATGATGTTACATCCTCGAAAGATTCTTCACAGAGAGCTCATGACGATAAATATAAAAACGatgaaaaatacgaaaataaagATAACACAGAAATAAAATCATCACAGGCTTTAACCAAAGTTAAGTGCTTAATAGGAAGGCGTAGTAGAACAACCGAACAGAGGAAAGCATCAACTAAAAGATGGGTTGAAAGAAAAAAGGCTCTTTTGGCAGCAACAGGAGAAAGTGTTTCAGATACAGATTCTTTGACTTCAGATGATACACAATTGTCACCAGTGCAAAAAGCAAGAGCAAGAACAAATTTGGACAAAGAAACAGAAAAGCAAATAAGATTGACAaagacattaaaaaatttagaaattgatatgttagataaatataatatgaGAAACAGTAAAGATGATTTCATGAGTGTAGATACTGATTCTGATACCCGTAGAACAAGATCTTTTAAAGACATAAATTCTGATATTTCATTAACTGAGAGTAAAAACACTTTCAGAAAAGATGAAGTAAAGAACGAGAAATTTTCTGTAGATTTGAAGGGAAAAGAGAACTCTCCTATATTACTGCTAGAAAATAGTAGAGTAAAATCGCCAAGAACAGAAGAAATAGAAATCACTGAAAATACATTTGCACCATGTTCAGTAAAATCACAATTAGAAATTGGAGACGCTACATACATTGTAACCTCCACATTAATGCTTGCAGAACCCCTTTAtgtgaataaaacaaatatgAATAATCTtccaaaagaaaataaaagtggTAGTACTGAGCAAAATCTGCAAGAGAAAAATACTGATATTATTGATGCTGTACAGCTTCGTAGAATAAATCCAGTTCCGGCAGGTTCCAATGATAAAAAATACGTCGAAAGGTGTTTGAACATTGATGTAGAAGGAACAGAGATGGAAGCTTTAAAATGCATACAAATTGAGTTAGCGAACTTTGTTGAGAAGGAAATGAAGCATAGGTTGTTTGGAGAGAATAACAATGGTACAAAGAACAAGAAGTTACCAAATGTTTGTACAAGTTCATATCAGACTTTAGACCATCAATTGAAAAGTATAGTAGAAAAAGctataaagaaaaatttcgaGTCTTCCGTGATAAGAAGTTGTGGTACTGATCTTAATTCACATGCCCAGAACCTTGGAACTGATTCACCTACTTTTATACAGGAAGTAACAAATTCTAAGAAATACCAACCAAAAGTTGTGTTAAAACGTTTAGACCTGGCAAAAGAAAGTAAACAGAGAAATATTAACAACATACATGTTGCAATAAAACGCACGGTTAAAGGTAAACTTGGTGGGCCATTTAGTATGGTTTCACATAAACGACAAAGTGTACCCCCAGTTAGATACAATGATTACAATACATCTCCCTTGGACTCGGAATCAGATTTATCAGGAGAGACAGAAATATCCGAAACGTCCAGATCAGAGAATAGTcataatatacaaaaatcaCAAGAAGATGTAAAAAATGTTACTACAACAAAGCAACTAGAGGAACTTAAAGCTACAGATTCTGGCGTAATTTCTGAATCTGCAAAAACCGAACACAGGACAGAGCATcaagaaaatgtatttaaaataaattcacttGGTGAAAAGCATATATGTGGTATATGTCAGCAATCCTTTGATAGCTATAATGATGCCGCAGTCCATATACGCGTTCATAAAACAGAAACTAATATTATACAACGAcctaataaacataaaatgatgCGATGTAAACGATGCCATGAAATAGTCGAAGCTAGGTTCGTAAAAGCTCATGTTTGTAAATCTACGAAacaacaaattcataaatgttaTGTGTGTAATTCTACATTCCGAACTGAAAAACTTTTGGTACGACATTTAGAAAATCATGATCAGTCTGAGTTTAATATAGAAAACATAACGAAAGGAGAATCTCAGAAGTTGAACCCATTGCAAAATTCTAAGTCAAATAAAAATCAAGTTTCAAAAAcagaaaataatgtaattataaaatcggATAATTCTAGAGTAGATTCTGACAAAATAGTAATAACTAAAACCTTAAAAGGAGATATTGGGTCAGAAACAGAAAGAGGGAAGAAAACATACACTTGTTTTGTATGCGATAAGATATTTACAGATGAAGAAATATTGAAAGATCATTTACAAAAGCATTGTGATGATATGAGCGAAGATGATCGCAGTCCTGGTAAAGAACAGTATCAATGTGCTATCTGCGGTGACTCCCTAGATTCTGAAGATGCTTTGGAAGCACACGTTGAAAAGCACTTGTTTGATGAGGAAGATGATAATCCTAACCTCATTAACATTTCTAATGAGAATGATAAATCTAAAGATGAAAATTATCACTGTTTACAGTGTTCAGAAACATTTAGTTCAGAAATGTTATTAGAAATGCACATGCAGGCTCATGAAGAAGAAGCTGCGATAGCAGAATGGGAAAAGCAAGGTATAAAAGCCTATGAGTTTCAGTGTGTGATATGCGATGAACTTCTTGAAACAGAAGAAGATCTAACAgaacatttaaatatacataatgGTAATGCCCATGTTTGTCAATTATGTGACAAACCATTCCCAAGTCTAGAAGATTTACAGAAACACGTTGCAACTCATTGA
- the LOC100883238 gene encoding uncharacterized protein LOC100883238 isoform X2 codes for MSERGGYRCCIKGCQSATSEKRGIKETLFRFPKDVEKSKLWASMCGREDLFSKTPIQLYNNYRVCKLHFANDMFLNYEKTKLQPHAVPSNIMRNNDEEASSSNSNVETLYIIASNNENTQKESTVLDISTFNGRNLDVIHTNKTIAKVSDAATQTPLSLSSFSPRKTKLYQQIRGYKRKIANLELQLQQAKEAKKEDINTLDMLLDKYFPKQKSEYLKAQARLFQKDAKAAQL; via the exons ATGAGTGAAAGAGGTGGATATCGATGTTGTATAAAAGGCTGTCAAAGTGCAACAAGTGAAAAACGGGGAATCAAAGAAACTTTGTTTAGATTCCCGAAAGATGTAGAAAA GTCAAAATTGTGGGCATCAATGTGTGGTAGAGAGGATTTATTTTCAAAGACACCCATACaactttataataattatagagtATGCAAACTCCATTTTGCAAATgatatgtttttaaattatgaaaaaacaaaattgcaaCCACATGCTGTTCCAAGTAATATTATGAGAAATAATG ATGAAGAAGCAAGTTCAAGTAACTCAAATGTAGAAACGCTTTACATAATCGCTTCAAATAATGAAAATACACAAAAAGAAAGTACTGTATTGGATATATCTACATTCAATGGAAGGAACCTGGATGTAATACATACAAACAAAACAATAGCAAAAGTATCAGATGCAGCAACACAAACACCTTTGTCACTATCTTCTTTTTCTCCACGAAAAACAAAACTTTATCAACAGATAAGAGGATATAAGAGAAAAATAGCCAATTTGGAATTACAATTACAGCAAGCAAAGGAAGCGAAGAAAGAAGATATTAATACATTAGATATGTTACTAGATAAATATTTTCCAAAACAGAAATCTGAATACTTAAAAGCACAAGCACGCCTCTTTCAAAAGGATGCAAAAG CTGCGCAACTCTAA
- the LOC100883238 gene encoding uncharacterized protein LOC100883238 isoform X3 — protein sequence MSERGGYRCCIKGCQSATSEKRGIKETLFRFPKDVEKSKLWASMCGREDLFSKTPIQLYNNYRVCKLHFANDMFLNYEKTKLQPHAVPSNIMRNNDEEASSSNSNVETLYIIASNNENTQKESTVLDISTFNGRNLDVIHTNKTIAKVSDAATQTPLSLSSFSPRKTKLYQQIRGYKRKIANLELQLQQAKEAKKEDINTLDMLLDKYFPKQKSEYLKAQARLFQKDAKGIHQ from the exons ATGAGTGAAAGAGGTGGATATCGATGTTGTATAAAAGGCTGTCAAAGTGCAACAAGTGAAAAACGGGGAATCAAAGAAACTTTGTTTAGATTCCCGAAAGATGTAGAAAA GTCAAAATTGTGGGCATCAATGTGTGGTAGAGAGGATTTATTTTCAAAGACACCCATACaactttataataattatagagtATGCAAACTCCATTTTGCAAATgatatgtttttaaattatgaaaaaacaaaattgcaaCCACATGCTGTTCCAAGTAATATTATGAGAAATAATG ATGAAGAAGCAAGTTCAAGTAACTCAAATGTAGAAACGCTTTACATAATCGCTTCAAATAATGAAAATACACAAAAAGAAAGTACTGTATTGGATATATCTACATTCAATGGAAGGAACCTGGATGTAATACATACAAACAAAACAATAGCAAAAGTATCAGATGCAGCAACACAAACACCTTTGTCACTATCTTCTTTTTCTCCACGAAAAACAAAACTTTATCAACAGATAAGAGGATATAAGAGAAAAATAGCCAATTTGGAATTACAATTACAGCAAGCAAAGGAAGCGAAGAAAGAAGATATTAATACATTAGATATGTTACTAGATAAATATTTTCCAAAACAGAAATCTGAATACTTAAAAGCACAAGCACGCCTCTTTCAAAAGGATGCAAAAG GTATACATCAATAA
- the LOC100883238 gene encoding uncharacterized protein LOC100883238 isoform X1 — protein sequence MSERGGYRCCIKGCQSATSEKRGIKETLFRFPKDVEKSKLWASMCGREDLFSKTPIQLYNNYRVCKLHFANDMFLNYEKTKLQPHAVPSNIMRNNDEEASSSNSNVETLYIIASNNENTQKESTVLDISTFNGRNLDVIHTNKTIAKVSDAATQTPLSLSSFSPRKTKLYQQIRGYKRKIANLELQLQQAKEAKKEDINTLDMLLDKYFPKQKSEYLKAQARLFQKDAKGRRYDSASFKQYCLSIYFSSPKVYKELINKSKLFCLSSCATLKRFTQNCYINPGLQENAFQMLKIKIDTLPELHKYCIFCIYEMSFKIRLFYNITTNKIIGFEDIGYSQNYSQLPACIVAVIMVKSICHSWKQTLNKYFFLNSTMKASDLLIIIQKNSIKSIKCWIITINSILELCNYLQQLLLVPIPIPISYKFIMTYNYLLFHFFSGNMIY from the exons ATGAGTGAAAGAGGTGGATATCGATGTTGTATAAAAGGCTGTCAAAGTGCAACAAGTGAAAAACGGGGAATCAAAGAAACTTTGTTTAGATTCCCGAAAGATGTAGAAAA GTCAAAATTGTGGGCATCAATGTGTGGTAGAGAGGATTTATTTTCAAAGACACCCATACaactttataataattatagagtATGCAAACTCCATTTTGCAAATgatatgtttttaaattatgaaaaaacaaaattgcaaCCACATGCTGTTCCAAGTAATATTATGAGAAATAATG ATGAAGAAGCAAGTTCAAGTAACTCAAATGTAGAAACGCTTTACATAATCGCTTCAAATAATGAAAATACACAAAAAGAAAGTACTGTATTGGATATATCTACATTCAATGGAAGGAACCTGGATGTAATACATACAAACAAAACAATAGCAAAAGTATCAGATGCAGCAACACAAACACCTTTGTCACTATCTTCTTTTTCTCCACGAAAAACAAAACTTTATCAACAGATAAGAGGATATAAGAGAAAAATAGCCAATTTGGAATTACAATTACAGCAAGCAAAGGAAGCGAAGAAAGAAGATATTAATACATTAGATATGTTACTAGATAAATATTTTCCAAAACAGAAATCTGAATACTTAAAAGCACAAGCACGCCTCTTTCAAAAGGATGCAAAAGGTAGAAGATACGATAGCGCTTCATTCAAACAATATTGTTtatctatatatttttcaagTCCTAAAGTATATAAagagttaataaataaatctaaattattttgtttatctAGCTGCGCAACTCTAAAAAGATTTAcacaaaattgttatataaatcCAGGATTACAAGAAAACGCAtttcaaatgttaaaaattaagatTGACACTTTGCCAGAACTTCATAAATACTGCATATTTTGTATATACGAAATGTCTTTTAAAATAcgcttattttataatataacaacaaataaaatcataggTTTTGAAGACATAGGATATTCACAGAATTATTCACAGTTACCTGCATGTATTGTAGCAGTTATTATGGTTAAGAGTATTTGTCATTCATGGAAACAAACATTAAATaagtatttctttttaaactCCACAATGAAAGCATCTGATTtactaataattatacaaaaaaattctattaaatcaataaaatgttggattattacaattaattccatactagaattatgcaattatttacaacaattattattagttcctattcctattcctatttcctataaatttataatgacatataattatttattattccatTTTTTCAGCGGAAACATGATTTATTAA